The following is a genomic window from Candidatus Polarisedimenticolaceae bacterium.
TGCTCGTCCTGTGGATCGACGAGGCCCGCGCGCGCAGGGACACCGCCCCGGGGGCCTGATTTGCCTCCCCCGCCGCCGGGTCCCCATATTCCCCGGGCATGCGGGAAATCGACCGTCCGTCCGTGGGCCGCCGGATCCGCGAGATCCGCCGCCAGTCGGGGCTGCGGCAGTGGGAGCTGGCGCGCATGCTGGGGACCACCCAGTCGGCGATCCACAAGTACGAGCACGGGATCGTGCCCGAGCCCCGGCGCCTGATGGAGCTCGCCCGCGTCGGGCAGACTTCCATCGAGTGGATCCTCACGGGCCGACACGGGGAGAACGGGCCCGAGGGGCGCGAGCTCCCCTCGATCGAGGTCCTCGAGACGGCCTCGGTGCTGGCCCGACTCGAGGGGCCGGAGCGCCCCTACGTCGAGGAGGCGCTGCGCGTGCTGCGCGAAGCCGCCGCCGCGCTCCACCTGGGCTCGGACTCCCCCGTCGACGCCAGGGTCGTGCGGGCGGAGCTGGCCGAACACGGCTCGGACACCCTGCGGGTGCTCGAGTCCGCCTGGCGCGTCCAGCGCGCCGTGTTGCGCCGGCTCGTGCGCGAGGCGCACGGAAGGCTCGAAGCGGCCTCCGCCGACGAGGAGGAGTGACCGGTCCTCAGGCCGCCGCCTCGCGGAAACGCGCGGCGCACCTCTCGGCCCCGACCACCGTCACGAACCAGCCCGCGCGCGGCCCCCGCGGCTTTCCCAGGAGCGCGACGTAGATCGCCTGGAAGGCCTCGGAGGGCTTGACCCCCGCGGCGGGAGCGAGCTCGTAGATCAGCTGGTGGACGGTCTCGCCGTCCTGACCCGGAGCCAGGCGATCCGCGAAGGCCGCGAGGAACGCCCGCTGCGCGGCGTTGAGCGACGCCGCCTCCTCGGGGAGCCCGCCGCGCACCTCGAACTTCAGATCCTCGGGGGCGAACCGCTCGAGCCACCGCCGCGCGAACCCGAGCCGCTCGGCGACGGCCCCGCGGTCGAGACCGGGGTACCCGGCGCGGTCGAGCGTCGCGAGCGTGGCGTCGAGGTCGAAGCCCGCCGCCTGCGCGACGACCACCAGGTGCTTGAACGGAACCCCCGCGGGTGAGAATCCCGCCGCGCGCGACAGCTCCAGCGCGCGATCGGGGGCTCCCGCCGCGGTCGCCGCCTCGACGGCGTCGACGAGGGCGAGGAGCGGCTCGCCGGGATCGAAGGTGATCGTCCGCGCGGGCCGCTCGCGCATCACGAGGTAACGGAGCGCCTCGGGCGGAACGACCTCGAGCGCCTGCGTGATCGACAGGACGTTCCCCTTGCTCGAGGACATGTCCCCCTTCCCCTTCAGGCTGATCCACTCGTAGGCGATCGGGTAGGGCGGCTCCCAGGAGAAGACCTCCCTGCTGATCCGGACCCCGGTGTCGTAGGAGCCTCCGCGCGTCGCGTGGTCCTTGCCGAACGGCTCGACGGTCACGCCGAGCATCCGCCACCGCGCGGGCCAGTCCACGCGCCACGTCAGCTTGCCTCCGCCCGCGATCGCGACGGCGCCCGCCGCGCCGCAGGCGCAGGCGTAGTCCACGGTCTCCTTCGCGCGCGAGAAGCCGACGACGGAAGCCTGGGTGATCCTGCCGCACGCGGGGCAGAGCGGATTGAACGGCGACCAGTTCTCCTCCACCTGCTTTCCGGTCAGCTCCTTCAGGATCGCCGCGATCCGGTCCCGCCCCTCGAGGGCGAGGAGCACGACCTCGTTCATCCGCCCCGACTTGTACATGCGGTCGGCGTGCTCGACGTCGACCTCGACGTGCAGCGTGCGCAGCGCCGCCAGGAAGGGCTCGAGGAAGTGGTCCGCGTACGAGCGGTGGGCGCCGCACGGGCAGGGAATCTCCGAGAGGGGCCTTCCGATGAGCGGCTCGTAGACGGAGGCGTCGAGGAACGGGTAGACGCGGCGCAGGGGATCGAAGTTGTCGGCGACGTAGTTGAAGCGCGCCGGAGCGCCGCGCTCGCGAAGCGCGCGGAAGACGGCGTCCGCGGTGAGCACCTCGCGCATGTTGCCGATGTGGATCTCGCCGGACGGCGAGATCCCCGAGGACACGATCGCCCCGCGCCCCGCGGCGAGCACCGATTCCGCGGCCTCGTCCGCCCAGTGGCGGGGTCCCGCGCTCGGGTCGCTCCTCTCCGTCGTCATCGGCCACCTCCCCGTTCGGGCCGCCAGACCGTAGCGCAGGACCGCTTTCGGCTCAAGCGCCCTCGAGGTTCTTGTGGCCCGCACGACGCGTGTGGTACAAACGCCCGGTCATGGAGCGCATGAGCCTGCGCGAGGCATCCGCGCGCACTTCCCTTTCGATCACGACGCTGCGCCGTTACATCCGCAGCGGGCGTCTGCACGCGGAGAAGCTCCAGGGGCGCTTCGGGCCGGAGTACTTCGTCTCGCCCCGCGACCTCGAGTCCGCGGGGATCGAGCCGCTCGACGGGCCGCCGGCGGACCAGGAGACCGCGATCGCGCTTCCGTCGGCGACGGCGATCGAGCGCGCGTTCCGGGAGAGCGTCCCCATCGCGTTGTTCCAGGAGCTGCAGATGAAGCACGAGCAGCTGCTCGTGCAATACGGGATGATGCGCGCGGGCGGCCTGCGCTCGCTGGAGATCCAGGCGGAGCTCGATGCGCGGCGCGGGCAACTCGACGAGGCGCGCGCCGAGACGGCGCGCCTTCGCGATCGCCTCGCCCGCGAGGGAACCGACCTGCGCAGGCGCGCCCGCGAGTTCGAGCTGGAGATCGAGGGGCTTCGACTCGAGAACGCCGCCTTGCGCGAGAAGGTCCGGGCCCTCGAGATGCTCACCCGCAACGCGGTCACCAGCGAGTCGATCGAGCGCCAGTGGGAACGCGTGGTCGAGCAGTCCCGCAAGGTCGACCGGCTGATCGCGGGGGGCGAGCTGCCGCCCGCGGCCCCCGCTCCGGCGGGGCTCGAGCCGGAGCACTGACCCCTTCCGCCCTACTCGCGGCGCATCACGATCAGACGCCACATCCCGAGCAGGTTCACCGTCTCCTCGCGGTCGACGCGGAGCCCCGGCGTCCCCTTGACCGTTTCGACGGGAAGGTCGAGCCGGAAGCCGATCCAGTGCGTCAGCGGGCTCAGGGCCGATTCCACGGCGCGGACGGCCCGGAACCGGTGGCCGAAGTGGTTCACCACGATGACCGTCCCGCCCGGGCGGCACACGCGGGCCATCTCGATCATGACCCGGTCGGGGTCCGGCACGACCGACATCACGTAAGGCGCGACGACGGCGTCGAAGGTGCCGTCAGGAAAGGCGAGCTCGCGCGCGTCCATCCGCCGCAGGTCCACGTCGCCCCGGCCGAGGTCGGCCAGTCGCGCCCGCGCCTGGTCGAGCATGGCGTCGCTGATGTCGATCCCGGTCACGCGCCATCGGGGGGAGTAGTGCGGGAGGGACAGTCCGGTCCCGACCCCCACCTCGAGGACGCGGGCGCCCTCGGGGAGGTCCAGCCGGGAGACCGCCACGCGCCGACCGGGGCCTAGAGCCCAGTCGAAGAACGCGTCGTAGACGCGGGCCAGCGTGGAGTAGACGCGCTCGACGCGCTTGGCATGTTCGGCCACCTGCTCCGCACCCGTCATCCGCGCCATCGAGCTCCTCCACCCGGACGAAACCGGCCGGATGTTAACACGCGGGGCGGAGCCCGCGGCCGTCGGGCGAGTTGCCTTGACGCGCCGGATCGACTCGGGTAGGTTCCCGGTTCCGTTCCGGATTTCGGGGGGAATCACTGTCCATGGCGTCGCGGCCGAGACCGCGGCGCACCGGGAGTTTTCGATGCGCTCGTCGCCGCTGCCGATCGTCCGCGCCGCGCTCGCCGCCCTGCTGCTCCTCTCGCCCGCGCTCGCTCAGGACGAGCCCTCGTCCGGTTCGGCCGAAGCGGACGCCGCGTCCCTCGAGGTGAAGCGCCCCTACAAGCTCTGGGCGCAGTGGGAGCAGTGGTACGTGCAGCCGATCGGCCTCGAGATGAACATCGTCACCGAGATCGACCCCTTCGCTACCTCCGCCCTCTACCGGGGACGCACCCTGCCGACGCCGTTCGGAACCGACGGCGCGACCCGCTGGCGCGGCGGCGTGACGCTGCCGAACGACGCCGGCGAGGCGGTGCTCACCTACTGGGCGACGCAGAACCGTTTCGAGCGGACGGAGGCGCGCCCCGGCCAGTTCGTCTTCGGAACCAACCTCGCCTACCCCGCGTTCGCGGGGATCCTCGACGACTCGCTCGCCGACGGGTACGCGGCCCTGGTGGACGTGGGCACGCGCGACCTCCGCATCGAGTACCAGCGGGCGGTCGTCACCTCCCCGCGG
Proteins encoded in this region:
- a CDS encoding helix-turn-helix transcriptional regulator, which codes for MREIDRPSVGRRIREIRRQSGLRQWELARMLGTTQSAIHKYEHGIVPEPRRLMELARVGQTSIEWILTGRHGENGPEGRELPSIEVLETASVLARLEGPERPYVEEALRVLREAAAALHLGSDSPVDARVVRAELAEHGSDTLRVLESAWRVQRAVLRRLVREAHGRLEAASADEEE
- the lysS gene encoding lysine--tRNA ligase, which codes for MTTERSDPSAGPRHWADEAAESVLAAGRGAIVSSGISPSGEIHIGNMREVLTADAVFRALRERGAPARFNYVADNFDPLRRVYPFLDASVYEPLIGRPLSEIPCPCGAHRSYADHFLEPFLAALRTLHVEVDVEHADRMYKSGRMNEVVLLALEGRDRIAAILKELTGKQVEENWSPFNPLCPACGRITQASVVGFSRAKETVDYACACGAAGAVAIAGGGKLTWRVDWPARWRMLGVTVEPFGKDHATRGGSYDTGVRISREVFSWEPPYPIAYEWISLKGKGDMSSSKGNVLSITQALEVVPPEALRYLVMRERPARTITFDPGEPLLALVDAVEAATAAGAPDRALELSRAAGFSPAGVPFKHLVVVAQAAGFDLDATLATLDRAGYPGLDRGAVAERLGFARRWLERFAPEDLKFEVRGGLPEEAASLNAAQRAFLAAFADRLAPGQDGETVHQLIYELAPAAGVKPSEAFQAIYVALLGKPRGPRAGWFVTVVGAERCAARFREAAA
- a CDS encoding methyltransferase domain-containing protein — encoded protein: MARMTGAEQVAEHAKRVERVYSTLARVYDAFFDWALGPGRRVAVSRLDLPEGARVLEVGVGTGLSLPHYSPRWRVTGIDISDAMLDQARARLADLGRGDVDLRRMDARELAFPDGTFDAVVAPYVMSVVPDPDRVMIEMARVCRPGGTVIVVNHFGHRFRAVRAVESALSPLTHWIGFRLDLPVETVKGTPGLRVDREETVNLLGMWRLIVMRRE